The genomic segment GTCAGGCACGATCAGCGCGACGTGCTGGAGCCAGACAGCGTCGACACTGGCCGGGGCGAGTGGCAGCGCCTGTGCGTCGCCAGCGACGAAATGGACTTGGCTGGATAGGCCAACTTGCCTGGTGAGCCAAGTGCCGAGGTGGCAGAAGGCAACCGACCGCTCGACAACAAGGACGGAGCAACCACGAGCGGCGAGCAGCCGTGCCGCACCGCCAATCCCTCCCCCGACGTCGAGGACGCGTGTGCCGGGCGACAGAGCTGCCTGCTCAGCCAGGGCGAGGGTGAGGCGGCGGCCGCCAGTGTGGACCTGATCGAGGGCGGCCAGATCATCGATCTGCAGAGGCGAGGTTTTGCCCGTGGCAGCGAGGGCAGCGGCGACGGCATCGCGGAGAGCACTCGGAGACGACATGGTCACTCACAGTCCAGAGAGGGCATAGGTTGCAGCTTCAAAGAGGGCGCTGGAGAGAACAAGTGCGAGGATGAGAACGGCCAGGAAGATGACGGCAACGACGAGCAGATGGGTGAAAGCGGCGCGGTCAGCTGAGCGGGAACGAGCGGCAGCGGCGCGGGTATACGCGGCGGTCCAGCCGGGGGTCGTGCCGGTGTAGCGCTGGAAGAGCAGGTCGGCGACTGCCCGCTGACGTCGAGCCTGGTCGTAGGCCTGGCGGGTGGCTTCGTGCGAGAGGACAGCGTAGGCGGCGTTGATGAGTTTCGCACGCTCTTCGGCGATGCGGCGCTGATCAGGGTCACGGACACGGTCAGGGTGGCACTGCCGCATGAGGGCGCGATAGGCACGGGTGATCTCGTCCCGAGTGGCGGTGAAAGGGACATCGAGGACGGCGTAGTAGTCAAGTGTTGGATCGAACTCAGGCCGATTGGATGGCATGAATCGTGCTCCTGCGCCATGGCCGCGCTTGAGTAGGCCACAGCAGCACACGCTGTTGCGCTTGCTCTAACGATAGCAAAGGCAGCGGTTGCTCCCAACTCCTCTCCTGCTGGGGGAGAAGTGTTGTGGGGCAGGAAGGCTACTTGTCAGTAGCAGACCCTGGGGCAGGGAGCGATTCAATTTTTAGTCGCATGGTGACAACTCCGCGTTCACTGCCGTGCTCCCCGGTGTCTTCATCCGGCGGGCGAGGAGCAGGCAGACAGTGAGGTTGCGTTTGCCCCCCCCATCCAGAAGTGCTCCTTCGCGGGAGCGTAGCCACGGGCCGGCGGTTACAAGCTGGTTACCAACGGCACGGAAACTTCGGAAGTGTGCTGGGGACGATACCCAGCACGCTCTACCAGTGCGGTGGGATGTCCGCTGGCTGGACTCGCGACCCGGGCGCGTACAGCCAACCATGGCAAAGCGGGTGCCATGAGGCGTTGGACTTGGCTCCTGATCACAGTGGGGAAAGGCAAAACGGTTTGCATGGCGTTCCCCTCCCGCACGGAGGAGCAAGCAACGGTAGAGCGCAACTATGAACAGTGTCTTGGTTGGTGGAGGACAGAATGAATACCTCAGTGTCGAATACGGCACATCCGGCGTCACTCCGCTTGCCAGCCACCTTGACTGGCCGGCGCACCTGGGTGCGTGCCAGTGAAGATGCCTGGTGGGTACGTCCAGCGTTTCTTCTCCTTCTGGCCGCCACGGCTGTCCTCTATCTCTGGGGGCTGGGTGCTTCGGGGTGGGCAAACGCCTACTATTCTGCTGCAGTCATGGCAGCAACGAAGAGCTGGAAGGCATTCTTCTTCGGCTCTTTTGATCCATCTAACTTCATCACGGTTGACAAGCCGCCGCTCGCCCTCTGGGTCATGGATCTGTCAGCACGGCTCTTCGGCGTCAGTTCCTGGAGCATCCTGGTGCCAGAGGCGCTGGAGGGTGTGGCGGCCGTTGGGTTGTTGACGGCGGCCGTGCGTCGCTGGTTTGGGCCCGTTGCTGGGCTACTGGCCGGGGCGATGCTCGCGCTGACACCGGTTGCCGTCCTGATGTTCCGTTTCAATAACCCTGATGCGTTGCTGACCTTGCTGCTTGTCGCTGCGGCCTATGCCACGATGCGTGGCCTTGAAGATGGCCGCACGCGCTGGATTGTGCTCGCAGCGGTGCTCATTGGCCTTGGCTTCCTGACGAAGATGCTCCAGGCATTCTTAGTGGTGCCGGGTATTGCGCTCGCGTATCTCATCGCAGCGCCGCGACCATTCTGGACACGGATACGCCAGTTGGCACTGGCCGCTGTGGCTGGACTGGTCGCTGGTGGCTGGTGGGTGGCGATTGTCGAGCTGGTACCGGCCTCATGGCGGCCGTACATTGGTGGATCGCAGAATAATGACCTGCTGAACCTGATCTTCGGATACAACGGCTTTGGTCGCCT from the Thermorudis peleae genome contains:
- a CDS encoding class I SAM-dependent methyltransferase; amino-acid sequence: MSSPSALRDAVAAALAATGKTSPLQIDDLAALDQVHTGGRRLTLALAEQAALSPGTRVLDVGGGIGGAARLLAARGCSVLVVERSVAFCHLGTWLTRQVGLSSQVHFVAGDAQALPLAPASVDAVWLQHVALIVPDKPRLFAELARVLRPGGVLALHEPVAGPAGPPHFPAPWAQTPDESALVSAHALRAGLEAAGFVIRTWQDVTAETRAWAERQATRPIAPSPLGIHLILGPDTPRMLANVRRSLAEDRLRVVLAVAIRSPHSA
- a CDS encoding DnaJ domain-containing protein, with translation MPSNRPEFDPTLDYYAVLDVPFTATRDEITRAYRALMRQCHPDRVRDPDQRRIAEERAKLINAAYAVLSHEATRQAYDQARRQRAVADLLFQRYTGTTPGWTAAYTRAAAARSRSADRAAFTHLLVVAVIFLAVLILALVLSSALFEAATYALSGL